One genomic window of Arachis stenosperma cultivar V10309 chromosome 10, arast.V10309.gnm1.PFL2, whole genome shotgun sequence includes the following:
- the LOC130956880 gene encoding protein FAR1-RELATED SEQUENCE 5-like, protein MVHLIANHRGLTETVKIQIDGIQAHGIAMSKIVGYMAGMAGGYSLLGFLKKDVYNYTDKQRRIKIADGDANFAIVYLERKAELTNLIWANRSSRVDYQYFGNILAFDSTYKKNKYKRLIVIFSGSNNHKQTTIFGFGLLLDESVASYRWMLENLMEIMCGKKPAVVVTDDDKTMIKAVFEVLPSVTHHLCAWHVEKNVTSNVKGEELLGLFRRWLYAEMATDDIESEWEQAADEYGLREKQGSCQMYDKKKMWASAYLRDKFCARYRTTSRCEGINAYMNKFSKSTHTIYELVQSLEMVAREFRNRELLL, encoded by the exons ATGGTGCACTTGATTGCCAATCATCGTGGGTTAACGGAAACAGTAAAGATTCAGATAGATGGGATACAAGCACATGGTATTGCAATGTCTAAGATTGTAGGGTACATGGCTGGTATGGCCGGTGGCTATTCATTGTTGGGGTTTCTAAAGAAGGATGTCTATAACTACACTGACAAACAACGGCGTATTAAAATAGCTGACGGTGATGCTAATTTTGCAATAGTGTATCTTGAGAGAAAAGCCGA GCTAACGAATCTGATTTGGGCAAATAGATCTAGCAGAGTTGATTACCAATACTTTGGTAATATATTGGCGTTTGATTCAACATACaagaaaaacaaatataaaagaCTGATTGTGATTTTTTCTGGATCAAACAATCACAAGCAGACCACcatctttgggtttgggttgtTGCTTGATGAGAGTGTTGCTTCCTATCGGTGGATGTTGGAAAATTTGATGGAGATCATGTGTGGTAAGAAGCCGGCTGTAGTTGTGACTGATGACGACAAGACTATGATAAAAGCAGTTTTCGAAGTGCTTCCCTCTGTGACCCATCATTTGTGTGCATGGCATGTGGAGAAAAATGTCACATCTAATGTAAAGGGTGAAGAATTACTTGGGTTATTTAGAAGATGGCTGTATGCAGAAATGGCGACAGATGACATCGAATCCGAATGGGAGCAGGCTGCCGATGAGTATGGCCTACGCGAAAAGCAAGGGTCATGCCAGATGTATGATAAAAAGAAGATGTGGGCAAGTGCTTATCTGCGTGACAAGTTTTGCGCGAGATATCGGACAACATCTAGGTGTGAAGGCATTAACGCATACATGAACAAGTTTTCAAAGTCCACCCACACAATTTACGAGCTGGTTCAAAGCTTGGAGATGGTTGCCCGAGAGTTTCGGAATAGGGAGTTGCTGCTCTAG